One Cervus canadensis isolate Bull #8, Minnesota chromosome 31, ASM1932006v1, whole genome shotgun sequence genomic region harbors:
- the LOC122432455 gene encoding securin-like: MATLIYVDKENGEPGIHVAPKEGLKLGSVPSVKALDGRSQVSTPCVGKMFDAPPALPKTARKALGTVNRATEKSVKMNGPLKQKQTTFSTKKITEKTVKAKSSVPASDDTYPEIEKFFPFDPLDFESFDLPKEHQIAHLPLNGVPLMILDEERELEQLLHVGPPSPLKMPPPLWSLICCSLPQAFCPLWMLNCHLFAVT, encoded by the coding sequence ATGGCTACTCTGATCTATGTTGATAAGGAAAATGGAGAACCAGGCATCCATGTGGCTCCTAAGGAAGGGCTGAAGCTGGGGTCTGTACCTTCAGTCAAAGCTTTAGATGGGAGATCTCAGGTTTCAACACCATGTGTTGGCAAAATGTTTGATGCTCCACCAGCTTTACCAAAAACTGCCAGAAAGGCTTTGGGAACTGTCAACAGAGCTACAGAAAAATCAGTTAAGATGAATGGACCgctcaaacagaaacagacaactTTCTCAACCAAAAAGATTACTGAGAAGACTGTTAAGGCAAAAAGTTCGGTTCCTGCCTCAGATGACACCTatccagaaatagaaaaattctttCCCTTTGACCCATTAGATTTTGAGAGTTTTGACCTGCCTAAGGAGCACCAGATCGCACACCTCCCCTTGAATGGAGTGCCTCTCATGATCCTTGATGAGGAGAGGGAGCTTGAGCAGCTGTTACATGTGGGCCCCCCTTCGCCTCTGAAGATGCCTCCTCCGCTGTGGAGTCTAATCTGTTGCAGTCTCCCTCAAGCATTCTGTCCACTCTGGATGTTGAATTGCCACCTGTTTGCTGTGACTtag